The following coding sequences lie in one Thermodesulfobacteriota bacterium genomic window:
- the tssF gene encoding type VI secretion system baseplate subunit TssF, which yields MFNRYFQEELSHLRELGKEFSKAHPALAPMLAGTTPDPDVERLLEGVAFLTALLRQKLDDEFPEIVNELMQLIWPHYLRPIPSTTLIAFRPKPTLRQSITVSPETQIASIPVEDTSCLFKTAYEVEVHPLELLEASFAQPSGEPPQIKLLLETKGMKLSDWKPKTLRFFLGGDYPEASDLYLLLRRHLRAIHLRPVEEGKPCQLGPEYLKPVGFSDREPLIPYPSHAFPGYRILQEYFILPQKFLFLDLTGWDRWEGCGEGTRFEIHFELFDLPFPPPKIKKDHFILFVTPAINLFPHEADPIQIDHRRTQYLVRPAGGRTEHYQVYSVEKVVGYVHGTAQERKYVPFEVFQSGLQSHPVYRISICQSPLGERFDFYLSVAYPPGIGLPTTETLSIELLCTNGALPETLRLGDISLPTSGTPEPVEFKNILPPTTNLLPPLETRKGGESGGENLRWRLLAHLYLNYLSLNRAENLRALLWQYIFPGSRNRAQTLANQKRVEGIEDLQTRISDRLVSGIVMRGQEIDLKLRQENFASQGDMFLFGCILDHFLANYASLNHFIRLKVQEVVRGVTYQWPARIGDHPLL from the coding sequence ATGTTCAATCGCTACTTCCAGGAAGAGCTCTCTCACCTGAGGGAGTTAGGCAAAGAGTTTTCGAAGGCCCACCCTGCCCTTGCGCCCATGCTGGCCGGCACGACGCCGGATCCCGACGTGGAGCGCCTCCTCGAAGGGGTGGCCTTCCTCACCGCCCTCCTCAGACAGAAACTGGACGATGAATTTCCCGAGATCGTCAACGAGCTGATGCAGCTCATTTGGCCTCATTATCTTCGGCCGATCCCTTCCACCACCTTGATCGCCTTCCGTCCGAAGCCCACGCTCAGGCAATCGATCACCGTTTCACCCGAGACCCAGATCGCCTCGATCCCCGTGGAAGACACCTCCTGCCTCTTCAAGACGGCCTATGAGGTGGAGGTCCACCCCCTCGAATTGCTCGAAGCCTCCTTCGCCCAACCCTCGGGCGAGCCCCCTCAGATCAAGCTTCTCCTCGAAACCAAGGGGATGAAACTCTCCGATTGGAAACCTAAAACCCTGAGGTTCTTCCTCGGCGGGGACTATCCGGAGGCCTCGGACCTCTACCTTCTCCTTAGACGCCATCTCCGAGCGATCCATCTCAGACCCGTGGAGGAGGGAAAGCCCTGCCAGCTCGGTCCCGAATATTTAAAGCCCGTCGGTTTTTCTGACCGGGAACCCCTGATTCCCTATCCCTCCCATGCCTTTCCGGGTTATCGGATCCTCCAGGAATATTTCATCTTGCCCCAGAAATTCCTCTTTCTCGACCTCACGGGATGGGATCGATGGGAAGGCTGCGGGGAGGGCACGAGGTTCGAAATCCATTTTGAGCTTTTCGATCTCCCCTTTCCTCCTCCCAAAATCAAAAAGGACCATTTTATTCTTTTCGTGACCCCTGCGATCAATCTCTTCCCCCACGAGGCGGATCCGATCCAAATCGACCACCGGAGGACGCAATATCTCGTCCGGCCTGCCGGGGGCCGTACCGAACACTATCAGGTCTATTCGGTAGAGAAGGTGGTGGGTTATGTCCACGGAACCGCTCAGGAGAGGAAGTATGTGCCCTTTGAGGTCTTCCAGTCCGGTCTCCAGTCCCATCCGGTTTATCGAATCAGTATTTGCCAGTCCCCGCTCGGGGAGAGGTTCGATTTCTATCTTTCGGTTGCCTACCCTCCTGGCATAGGTTTGCCCACCACCGAGACCCTCTCGATCGAGTTGCTCTGTACGAACGGAGCGCTTCCTGAAACTCTTCGGCTTGGGGATATCTCGCTTCCAACCAGCGGTACCCCTGAACCGGTGGAGTTTAAAAATATTCTCCCTCCCACGACGAACCTCCTGCCCCCCCTCGAAACGAGAAAGGGAGGAGAGTCCGGAGGAGAGAATCTGAGGTGGCGGCTCCTGGCCCACCTTTACCTCAACTATCTCTCCTTGAACCGGGCGGAGAACCTCAGGGCCCTGCTCTGGCAGTATATCTTCCCGGGGAGTCGAAATCGAGCCCAGACCCTCGCCAATCAGAAACGGGTCGAAGGCATCGAGGACCTCCAGACGAGGATTTCGGACCGGCTCGTTTCGGGCATAGTGATGCGAGGGCAGGAGATCGACCTCAAGCTCCGGCAGGAGAATTTTGCCAGTCAAGGGGATATGTTTCTTTTTGGATGCATCCTGGACCATTTTCTGGCCAATTATGCCTCCTTAAATCACTTTATCCGGTTGAAGGTCCAGGAGGTCGTCAGAGGAGTCACCTATCAATGGCCAGCCCGGATCGGAGATCACCCGCTGCTCTGA
- a CDS encoding Hcp family type VI secretion system effector encodes MPMPFHMSIKGTTQGEISKGCCEIQGREDTILCQALKHEVYIPRDPQTGLPTGKRVHNPITVTKVFDKASPLLYEGLTRGERMTDVTMKFYRINPQGQEEHYFTIKLEDAIIVSIKPWIPNALDPTQEKFTHMEDVSFTYSKINWRWEIDGVEGQDDWKAPEKK; translated from the coding sequence ATGCCGATGCCGTTTCACATGTCGATCAAAGGGACGACCCAGGGAGAGATCTCCAAAGGGTGCTGCGAAATCCAGGGCCGCGAGGATACCATCCTATGTCAGGCCCTGAAACACGAGGTCTATATCCCACGGGATCCTCAAACGGGCCTTCCGACCGGAAAACGGGTCCACAACCCGATCACCGTGACCAAGGTCTTCGATAAGGCCTCCCCGCTCCTCTACGAGGGCCTCACCAGGGGAGAGAGAATGACCGATGTGACCATGAAATTTTATCGGATCAATCCCCAAGGACAGGAGGAGCACTACTTTACGATCAAACTCGAAGATGCCATCATCGTCTCGATCAAACCCTGGATCCCCAACGCCCTCGATCCCACCCAGGAGAAGTTCACCCACATGGAGGATGTCTCCTTCACCTATTCGAAGATCAACTGGAGATGGGAGATCGATGGGGTCGAAGGCCAGGACGATTGGAAAGCGCCGGAGAAGAAATGA
- the tssE gene encoding type VI secretion system baseplate subunit TssE codes for MREERLLERLRLWEKDPSRRAKEDPRRMLDSVVRHLHRILNTKQGNVPLAEDYGTPDFTDLFLTLSKSDAEPKREIEKAIRSTIQKFEPRLQGVRVNFIEPEGDPSFDPLTIRFQITGRLVTETKTQVFLETIVDSEGKIKIVG; via the coding sequence ATGAGGGAAGAGAGACTCTTGGAACGGCTTCGCCTCTGGGAAAAGGACCCTTCGAGGAGGGCCAAGGAGGATCCCCGGAGGATGCTCGATTCGGTCGTAAGGCACCTCCATCGGATCCTCAACACCAAACAGGGAAATGTGCCCCTTGCCGAGGATTACGGGACTCCAGACTTCACCGATCTCTTTTTGACCCTTTCCAAATCGGATGCAGAGCCGAAGCGGGAGATCGAAAAGGCCATCCGATCGACCATCCAGAAGTTTGAGCCTCGACTTCAGGGGGTGAGGGTGAATTTCATCGAGCCAGAGGGAGATCCTTCCTTCGATCCCCTTACGATCCGTTTTCAGATCACCGGAAGGCTGGTGACGGAAACGAAGACCCAGGTCTTTCTCGAGACGATCGTCGACAGCGAAGGGAAAATCAAGATTGTGGGTTGA